Genomic window (Bacteroidota bacterium):
CAGGAGAGGGGCCGGGGGTGAGGTGGTATTCTCAGACGGGCCAGGTTGAGGTGGTTTTATCAAAGAGACCCGGGGTGAAGTTTTCCCCTCATTAATTATATCTTATCACAAAATCCAAGGCACCAACCCCAAATTTCGCCAGCGAAGCATCGTACTGCTCCAAACCTTCATATTCCTTCGCTTTTTCAATGATCTTCTGCTTTAACACTCCGTTACCTACACCATGGATAAAGGTTACTTTACGGTATCGATTGGCAATGGCACTTTCAAGGGCTTTTACAAAATAATTCACCTGGAGGGTAAGCATATCATGACTGTTCATTCCTTTGATATTATCCACAAGCTCCCCAATGTGTAAATCTACTACAGCTACACCAGGCTCTGTGCGATGCTGGTCTATAAGCGCTTTCTCCTTTATTTCCTTCGCTTTTTCAATTACCGGCGCATCGTCTTCATATTTTCTCAGAACCGGGTCTTCTCCCGCCGAACGAAGGATTGATATCTTGCAGACTTCTATTATATAAGCTTTACCGTCAATGAATTCAGCATCATGGTAATTGTTCTCGTTCAGGAATTTAACAGGTTTTATGTGATAACTCCTGCTAATCGGTGCGTATACCTTTTCAGCCGGTTCCGGATGAAACATTACCTGAATGATACCTTGTTCCCAGGCTCCAATATCTTCCCGGCTGATGGATTCGATCAGGACTTTCGACTGTCCGGGAATTGATCCGTAATCAAGTCCGGAAAAACTTCCGTTACGATTTTGCAGGAAAAAATTGTACAGAACGTCCATTCCTGTAAAATTGACAAGGAAAACATCCAACAGTCCTGTCAATAACCATTGCTGGTCGTGTGGAAAAAACACAAGATAAACCCCCTTTTCATGAGTTTCCTTGCTGCGGTGCAGTTTTAGCTGACTGTAACGGGTGTCCTCATCCTCACGGGCTTCCCGTATTGGCTCCGACGACGTTTTAGTTTCCTGATTTCCGGACCTAACCGGCAACTCTACCTTAAAATCTTCATCAAACATCCTTGATGAATACCCGGTATCACTTACTTTGAGGATGTCACTGATCAAAGTGGGTATCTCAAAACCATCCTCAATGGCAACATTTACCATGCTGGTGCTGATGATCTTGGAAACTACCCCGCCACCCGGTTCGTTGAGGAACTTAACTTTGTCGCCTATATTGAATTTCATTTTTTATTGCAAAAGTACAACCAAAATGACAATAATGCTTATTTAGAAACCTGTATAAATAATATAAAAAACTTAGATATGACTTCTGTTTTAATTATTTTTGCATAAAACCTTAAATAGATGAAAAGAATTCTTCTATCGCTTTTCCTGTTCGTGCTTCTGTATTCCGCTTTCACCCAGGAACCTGAAGCAACCGATACTCTTGTCCGCCTGAAGGAGGTAGTAATTTTAGAGGATTATACCAGTGCCGTGCCCTTCAGGATAGAAACCATTCCTGAGAAAGAGATTGAGATTAGCGCTGTCAGGGATCCTGGTGATTTCCTGCGCAGGATACCCAATGTGGCGGCTATCAGAAAGGGAGGTATAGGTTTAGATCCTGTTGTGCGGGGCTTTAAATACGGTCAGATAAATGTGCATGTAAACCATGGGATGAAGATCGAAGGCGGCTGTCCGAACCGAATGGATCCAGCCATCGCCCATATTGATGTGGATGACATAACCAGGATGGAAGTCGTAAAAGGCCCTTTTGCCCTTAAGTATGGACCCAATATGGGTGGAGTGATCAATATTAAAACCTGGAAACCAATTAAGTCCGAAAAATTCAAGATTAATGTTAAATCCATTCAAGGTTATGAAAGCAACTGGAATGGTTTTAAACAACATCTTGCTTTTTATGGCGGTAATTCGGATGTGTTTTTCTCCCTTTCCGGAAATTTTAAGAAATATGGCAATTATAACGATGGAAATGGGGAAACGGTCAACTCACATTTTACAAGATACAATTATTCGGCAGTACTGGGTTTTTCCCCCTTGAAAGGCCATGAAGCCATTCTCTCCCTCGATGAGTCATACGGCCGGGATGTGATGTATCCTGCTTTGCCTATGGATGAACGTGTTGATGATACACAACTTCTATCGTTCGATTATACGATAGCCAAAATTGGAAAAGCCATCTCCGGTGTAAGGTTGAAAGTTTACCACTCGGCTGTACACCATGAGATGGACAATAAAGAAAGGCCCTTCTCCGATACCGTGGTGGCCGTGTCAATCGTAGATGCCACCAACACCGGTTACCGGCTGCTGGGAACGGTAAAGGCGGGATCGGGATCGTTGACAGTGGGTACAGATCATGAAAACATACGTAAAGACGGTACAAGGACAAAAACCAAGATATTGGAACCCACCATGCCAACTATGAAGGAAGACCTTTGGAATGATGCCGTTATCGACAATTATGGCTTGTTTGCAGAGTATCAGCATACATTGGGAAGAATAGATGTGATAGCATCGATACGGGCAGATTTCAACGAGGCCAGGTCGGGAGACCTTATCCTGAAAAAAATGGAAAACATTGTTTATTCCAATACGGAAACTTCTTCTGAGTATTTTAACCTGAGTGCAAGCGCCGGTATTAACTGGCATGTCTCAGGTCACTGGTTGGCCGGCTTTTCCCTGGGTAGGGGAGTCCGGAGCCCTGATATGATTGAACGCTTTATTATCCTGCTTCCTGTTGGGTACGATTCCTATGACTACCTGGGGAATCCCTCACTCAAACCGGAAGCCAATAATGAGGTTGATCTTTCTACCACATTTAGTGGTGAGAAATACGGAACACTTGGTGCGGGTGTGTTTTTCTCGGTGGTAACGGATTACATTACCGGTCGCTATGTGCCTCCGACGGTAGCAAAACCTCAGACAGCAGGAGTTTTAGGGGTAAAACAATTTGTAAACCTGCCGGTTGTGTATTTATGGGGATGGGAACTTTCGTATGCATCGCCCGCCCGGTACCGGTGGAGACTGGGGCTGGATGTCGCCCGCACCTGCGGTATAAATCCGGAAGCCGATGTATATGTATTCAGCGGAGGAAACCTCCAGGAAATCAAGAAAGTGAAGAACGATCCCCTGCCGGAAATACCGCCGCTGGAAGCCAATCTTTCCATTGCTTACTCCTTCCTGAAAGGAAAAGTGATCCCCGAAGCCAATGTAAGAGCCGCCGCCCGCCAGGATAAAGCCTCTGAAGCATACGGAGAACGCAAATCCCCGGGATTTATCATTGCCGGCTTAAGGATCGTTTGGAATTACAATCAATATCTTACTGTCACCGGCGGAATAGAGAACCTCTTCGATAAAGCCTATTATGAGCACCTGAACCGTCGAATTACCGGCAGTAGCTTAAACTTCTATGAGCCGGGCCGCTCTTTCTATGTTAACCTGATCTTTAATATTTGATAGCCATGAAAATAGTGATACGGTATTTATTTATTCCGGTGATCCTTTTCCTGCTTGTTTCCTGTGAGCAAGACAGAAAAAAGGATATAGTCTACCAGGTTTCAAATAACAGCAACGGATTTCTGGTTCATTACCGAGACAGTAACGGACAATTGATCAAAAACGGCGTGGATGTCCAAAGTAAGGAGGATGTCTGGAAGTACAGCTTTGAGGCGGATGAGGGAGATATTGTTTTCGTTTCCGCGAAATACGATAACCCTACCGACGGAATCCGCATTATGATCCTCATTGATGGAAAAACCTATAAACAGGGATCCAGTTTGTATGATACCCTGAACTTTGTGACCGTTTCCGGAACCGTGCCTTTTGATTGATTCATTGTGCAACCGTGAAAGAATGCCAACTGTCTGCAAATTGAAATATCCTGATGGAAAAACCATGAAGTACTTATTGATCATACTATTCATTGCCCTATTATTTGCATCCTGCAAGAAAGAGGAGGAAAAGACCGCAGCAAATCCTGAAGGAAAAATTGTATTTCATTTCCTGCATCAGGTTGACGGGCAAGATCTGGATATAGATACCATGAAGTATGTGAATGCCGCAGGAAACCATTACCTGATCAATGAAATCCAGTATTTTATTTCCGACGTGACTCTCCACCTGGCAGGAGGAGGAAGTATCCTGATCGATGAATGGAAGGACATTCATTATGTAGATACGGACATTCCTTCAACCCATACCTGGGAAGTATACGATGCAATACAGGCAGGAAGTTATGAATACATATCCTTCACTTTTGGAATCAGTGAGGAGAAAAACCATTCTTTTATGTATGTGAATCCCCCGGAATCATTCATGTTTTGGCCGGAATACCTGGGTGGAGGGTACCACTACATGAAACTGAACGGA
Coding sequences:
- a CDS encoding TonB-dependent receptor, with the translated sequence MKRILLSLFLFVLLYSAFTQEPEATDTLVRLKEVVILEDYTSAVPFRIETIPEKEIEISAVRDPGDFLRRIPNVAAIRKGGIGLDPVVRGFKYGQINVHVNHGMKIEGGCPNRMDPAIAHIDVDDITRMEVVKGPFALKYGPNMGGVINIKTWKPIKSEKFKINVKSIQGYESNWNGFKQHLAFYGGNSDVFFSLSGNFKKYGNYNDGNGETVNSHFTRYNYSAVLGFSPLKGHEAILSLDESYGRDVMYPALPMDERVDDTQLLSFDYTIAKIGKAISGVRLKVYHSAVHHEMDNKERPFSDTVVAVSIVDATNTGYRLLGTVKAGSGSLTVGTDHENIRKDGTRTKTKILEPTMPTMKEDLWNDAVIDNYGLFAEYQHTLGRIDVIASIRADFNEARSGDLILKKMENIVYSNTETSSEYFNLSASAGINWHVSGHWLAGFSLGRGVRSPDMIERFIILLPVGYDSYDYLGNPSLKPEANNEVDLSTTFSGEKYGTLGAGVFFSVVTDYITGRYVPPTVAKPQTAGVLGVKQFVNLPVVYLWGWELSYASPARYRWRLGLDVARTCGINPEADVYVFSGGNLQEIKKVKNDPLPEIPPLEANLSIAYSFLKGKVIPEANVRAAARQDKASEAYGERKSPGFIIAGLRIVWNYNQYLTVTGGIENLFDKAYYEHLNRRITGSSLNFYEPGRSFYVNLIFNI
- a CDS encoding DUF2027 domain-containing protein: MKFNIGDKVKFLNEPGGGVVSKIISTSMVNVAIEDGFEIPTLISDILKVSDTGYSSRMFDEDFKVELPVRSGNQETKTSSEPIREAREDEDTRYSQLKLHRSKETHEKGVYLVFFPHDQQWLLTGLLDVFLVNFTGMDVLYNFFLQNRNGSFSGLDYGSIPGQSKVLIESISREDIGAWEQGIIQVMFHPEPAEKVYAPISRSYHIKPVKFLNENNYHDAEFIDGKAYIIEVCKISILRSAGEDPVLRKYEDDAPVIEKAKEIKEKALIDQHRTEPGVAVVDLHIGELVDNIKGMNSHDMLTLQVNYFVKALESAIANRYRKVTFIHGVGNGVLKQKIIEKAKEYEGLEQYDASLAKFGVGALDFVIRYN